The Desulfovibrio sp. Fe33 genome includes a window with the following:
- a CDS encoding putative sulfate exporter family transporter — MNTDSMAINYELGRKSWFSALYGLKAVLPGLLAMFFVAIFSNNLAGVPNPFTLQNLFAWLDGVIGPVHHQSFFQVLNSNFVWNPLLLGLIIGNVFGVPDCWKRGLSYIHMLMPLGIIMLAPHFMIGHAFKLGAAPILICTAFLFLTATMTLWISKLFKLDDRHGSIIAGGLATGDPHVCAILMPLIKAKGGQVVHSTACVIGFGLVSMFLLPVLGEWMGLTPKAMGLASVVGVGNNAQSLFAAFGSSYEAGRWATWYDVGRHVIMPAGFLYVFIVMFVRKLRRRDDETVMATRGIKSFPIWLGVFVFLWVLACLHLFKEPAHHAIFEMVKWDFSLAAGALGLSMSFREITQHGLKGVAVTAVAGVLRIVLLLAAIALCAKTGLLAA; from the coding sequence ATGAATACCGATAGCATGGCAATAAACTACGAGCTGGGCCGCAAATCCTGGTTCAGCGCCCTCTACGGATTGAAGGCGGTGCTGCCCGGCCTGTTGGCGATGTTCTTCGTCGCCATCTTCAGCAACAACCTGGCGGGGGTGCCGAATCCGTTCACCCTGCAAAACCTGTTCGCCTGGCTCGACGGGGTCATCGGACCGGTGCACCATCAGTCCTTCTTCCAGGTGCTCAACTCCAACTTCGTCTGGAATCCGCTTCTGCTCGGCTTGATAATCGGCAACGTCTTCGGCGTGCCGGACTGCTGGAAGCGGGGCCTGTCCTACATCCACATGCTCATGCCCCTGGGCATCATCATGCTGGCCCCGCACTTCATGATCGGCCACGCCTTCAAGCTCGGCGCGGCCCCGATCCTGATCTGCACCGCGTTCCTGTTCCTGACCGCGACCATGACCCTGTGGATTTCGAAGCTGTTCAAGCTCGATGACCGCCACGGTTCCATCATCGCGGGCGGCCTGGCCACCGGCGACCCGCACGTGTGCGCCATTCTCATGCCGCTCATCAAGGCCAAGGGCGGCCAGGTCGTGCACTCCACGGCCTGCGTCATCGGCTTCGGGCTCGTCTCCATGTTCCTGCTGCCCGTGCTGGGCGAATGGATGGGGCTGACCCCCAAGGCCATGGGCCTGGCGTCCGTGGTGGGCGTGGGCAACAACGCCCAGTCCCTGTTCGCCGCCTTCGGCAGCAGCTACGAGGCCGGTCGCTGGGCCACCTGGTACGACGTCGGCCGCCACGTCATCATGCCCGCCGGCTTCCTGTACGTGTTCATCGTCATGTTCGTGCGCAAGCTCAGGCGGCGTGACGACGAGACCGTCATGGCCACCCGGGGCATCAAGAGCTTCCCGATCTGGCTCGGCGTGTTCGTCTTCCTGTGGGTCCTGGCCTGCCTGCACCTGTTCAAGGAGCCTGCCCATCACGCCATTTTCGAAATGGTCAAGTGGGACTTCTCCCTGGCTGCGGGCGCGCTCGGCCTGTCCATGTCCTTCCGCGAGATCACGCAGCACGGCCTCAAAGGCGTCGCAGTGACCGCAGTGGCGGGCGTCCTGCGCATCGTCCTGCTGCTCGCCGCCATCGCCCTGTGCGCCAAAACCGGCCTTCTTGCGGCCTAG
- a CDS encoding (Fe-S)-binding protein has translation MGEAAELLIEPKRSALVDKVKELLPEGGNLNMCLACGACSSGCPATGMHDMDPRKFLRLALYGREEEIRSTPWVWLCTMCRRCVHACPMDVDIPQLVYHCRQSWPREERPKGIRGSCEQALATPGNSAMGASSEDFKFVVEDVLEEVRETQPGMENLEVPIDRKGAYYFLNQNSREPVTEPDEMIPLWKILNLVGADWTYSTKGWAAENYCMFLADDEAWEKVVRNKAQAVEDLGCKVWLNTEUGHEFYAVRAGLQKFNVEHSFEMESIIRLYARWIREGKLPVNSDWNKDLGVTFTVQDPCQLVRKSLRDPVAEDLRFVVKSVVGEENFIDMWPNKSNNYCCGGGGGFLQSGFAEERRAYGKIKLEQILRTKADYCIAPCHNCHSQIHDLSEHYEAGFPVVHLWTLICLSLGILGENEREYLGDDLKEVNLPPEA, from the coding sequence ATGGGCGAAGCTGCGGAACTGCTGATCGAGCCGAAGCGGTCGGCGTTGGTGGATAAGGTCAAGGAACTGTTGCCCGAGGGCGGCAATCTGAACATGTGCCTGGCCTGCGGCGCCTGCTCCTCGGGCTGCCCGGCCACGGGGATGCACGATATGGACCCGCGCAAGTTCCTGCGCCTGGCCCTGTACGGCCGGGAGGAGGAGATCAGGTCCACGCCGTGGGTCTGGCTCTGCACCATGTGCAGACGGTGCGTCCACGCCTGTCCCATGGACGTGGATATTCCTCAGTTGGTCTACCACTGCCGCCAGTCCTGGCCCCGCGAGGAGCGTCCCAAGGGGATTCGCGGGTCCTGCGAGCAGGCGTTGGCCACGCCGGGAAACAGCGCCATGGGCGCGTCCAGCGAGGACTTCAAGTTCGTGGTCGAGGACGTTCTCGAAGAGGTCCGCGAGACCCAGCCGGGCATGGAGAACCTGGAGGTGCCCATCGACAGGAAGGGGGCCTATTACTTCCTCAACCAGAACTCGCGCGAGCCGGTCACCGAGCCGGACGAGATGATCCCGCTGTGGAAGATTCTCAATCTGGTCGGCGCGGACTGGACCTACTCCACCAAGGGGTGGGCCGCCGAGAACTACTGCATGTTCCTGGCCGACGACGAGGCCTGGGAAAAGGTGGTCCGCAACAAGGCGCAGGCGGTGGAGGACCTGGGATGCAAGGTCTGGCTCAATACGGAGTGAGGACACGAATTCTACGCGGTCCGGGCCGGACTGCAAAAATTCAACGTCGAGCACAGCTTCGAAATGGAGTCCATCATCCGCCTGTACGCCCGATGGATTCGCGAGGGCAAACTGCCGGTCAATTCCGACTGGAACAAGGACCTGGGCGTGACCTTCACGGTCCAGGACCCCTGCCAGCTCGTCCGCAAGTCCCTGCGCGACCCGGTGGCCGAGGACCTGCGCTTCGTGGTCAAGTCCGTGGTGGGCGAGGAGAACTTCATCGACATGTGGCCGAACAAGTCGAACAACTACTGCTGCGGCGGCGGGGGCGGCTTCCTGCAATCCGGCTTCGCCGAGGAGCGGCGGGCCTACGGCAAGATCAAGCTGGAGCAGATTCTCAGGACCAAGGCCGACTACTGCATCGCCCCGTGCCACAACTGCCATTCCCAGATCCACGATCTGAGCGAGCACTATGAGGCCGGATTCCCCGTGGTTCACCTGTGGACGCTCATCTGCCTGTCCCTCGGCATCCTTGGCGAAAACGAGCGTGAATATCTGGGTGACGACCTCAAGGAGGTGAACCTTCCGCCGGAGGCATAG
- a CDS encoding CoB--CoM heterodisulfide reductase iron-sulfur subunit B family protein, producing MKYAYYPGCSLTESAREFDVSTRLVMERLGCELIEIPDWTCCGASAAEPVSKLMNYALPARNLAIAEREMRGLDVLAPCSACYLNLLKVNREVVGDRHLHGRVNEVLAASGLHYRGEVRVRHILDVLKNDVGAKIVEQKITDGLKGMKVAPYYGCQILRPYPVFDEPGRPVSMEPFIEAMGGEVYRFDMSNRCCGASLMMGHPEVAIRSVAEILNDAAGADAIVTVCPLCQMNLEAYQAKARKAGGRPVPVLYLTQLLGLAMGLDETDVQLAANLTMTPAVRRGIADRAWAVPAPGDEDEKAGLNG from the coding sequence ATGAAGTACGCATACTATCCCGGATGCTCGCTGACGGAGAGCGCCCGCGAGTTCGACGTTTCCACCCGTCTGGTCATGGAGCGGCTCGGCTGCGAGCTGATCGAGATTCCGGATTGGACCTGCTGCGGGGCGAGCGCGGCCGAGCCGGTCAGCAAGCTCATGAACTACGCCCTGCCTGCCCGGAACCTGGCCATCGCGGAGCGGGAGATGAGGGGGCTGGACGTGCTCGCGCCGTGTTCGGCCTGTTATCTCAACCTGCTCAAGGTCAATCGTGAGGTGGTCGGCGACCGCCACCTGCACGGCAGGGTCAACGAGGTGCTGGCCGCCTCGGGCCTGCACTATCGGGGCGAGGTCCGTGTCCGCCACATCCTGGACGTGCTCAAGAACGACGTGGGGGCCAAGATCGTGGAGCAGAAGATAACCGATGGACTCAAGGGCATGAAGGTCGCGCCGTACTACGGGTGCCAGATTTTGCGGCCGTACCCGGTCTTCGACGAGCCTGGCAGGCCGGTCTCCATGGAGCCGTTCATCGAGGCCATGGGCGGCGAGGTCTATCGTTTCGACATGTCCAACCGCTGTTGCGGGGCCTCGTTGATGATGGGCCATCCCGAGGTGGCCATACGGTCCGTGGCCGAAATTCTGAACGACGCGGCCGGGGCGGACGCCATCGTCACGGTGTGCCCCCTGTGCCAGATGAATCTGGAGGCCTATCAGGCCAAGGCGCGCAAGGCGGGCGGGCGGCCCGTGCCGGTGCTGTACCTGACCCAGCTCCTGGGGCTGGCCATGGGGCTGGATGAAACGGACGTGCAACTGGCCGCCAATTTGACCATGACCCCGGCGGTCAGGCGGGGGATTGCAGACAGGGCGTGGGCTGTGCCCGCGCCCGGAGACGAGGACGAAAAGGCGGGTTTGAACGGATAA
- a CDS encoding transporter, with the protein MNWFKIGLLGLLMLALTAVTAQAEEKTPVAWGGVGSTFGPCGLGMPAGAFAVGGNVYYGKSNGVWESSKRVNGNAKATKLNEIFKTRYGVMKGLDIRTATPVYNVHIEKPNDSNRESYGIGDTAILLHKTILNQKAGDPLSVALDFGGVVPTASVSPHSSDAAGNDAWGFIGGIGATWFNGANRFDTEVNYATFSEGAHDYEKGDRYRWNLGYAYALSDRWDIGAESSWEMNEESRTLGLADRNASIEWYVGPKVVYKYAPWKLFTGLIAKAPVHRWYEGNKVGSDDFRLELKLIKVFSLGTLFD; encoded by the coding sequence ATGAACTGGTTCAAAATCGGGCTGCTGGGCTTGCTGATGCTCGCCCTCACGGCGGTGACGGCCCAAGCTGAAGAAAAGACGCCTGTGGCCTGGGGAGGCGTCGGCTCGACCTTCGGCCCATGCGGCCTGGGTATGCCCGCAGGCGCGTTCGCCGTGGGCGGCAACGTGTACTACGGCAAAAGCAACGGTGTCTGGGAAAGCAGCAAGCGCGTAAACGGTAACGCCAAGGCCACCAAGCTCAACGAAATCTTTAAAACCCGTTACGGTGTCATGAAAGGTCTTGATATCCGTACCGCCACCCCCGTCTACAACGTGCACATCGAAAAGCCCAACGACTCCAACAGGGAATCATACGGCATCGGCGACACCGCCATCCTGCTGCACAAGACCATTCTCAACCAGAAGGCAGGAGACCCGCTCTCCGTGGCCCTGGATTTCGGCGGCGTGGTCCCCACCGCCTCGGTCAGCCCGCATTCGTCCGACGCTGCGGGCAACGACGCCTGGGGTTTCATCGGCGGCATCGGAGCCACATGGTTCAACGGCGCCAACCGGTTCGACACCGAAGTCAACTACGCGACCTTCAGCGAAGGCGCGCATGATTATGAAAAAGGCGACCGCTACCGCTGGAACCTGGGCTACGCCTACGCCTTGAGCGACCGTTGGGACATCGGCGCGGAATCCTCCTGGGAAATGAACGAAGAATCCCGGACCCTGGGCCTGGCCGACCGCAACGCCTCCATCGAGTGGTACGTCGGCCCCAAGGTGGTTTACAAGTACGCTCCCTGGAAGCTCTTCACGGGTCTTATCGCCAAGGCCCCCGTGCACCGCTGGTATGAAGGGAACAAGGTCGGTTCCGACGATTTCCGCCTGGAACTCAAGCTCATCAAGGTGTTCAGCCTCGGCACCCTGTTCGACTAG
- a CDS encoding universal stress protein, giving the protein MFKDIIVGVTPTGIDACAVKAAVEFAVKFESKLYLAHVAGMAQGWGSIEHLAPSGETDQLGGKIREMYDEYLGTIPSAQIVVVPGIPHNELLRLARQKNTDLIVMGPHTKEYEERRSKMWGMAGSTLERVSQRARCPVMIVHKDVECKEPLFENIVVATDFSDQAECAVSYGGQMARQYKANLVVMHVSEPGGPGRSECMNRLESEYGKRLDGIPNCSFNAEMGEPAMEILRTARQGGADLLIMAHHSKERDPEKAFLGSTVTQVALNAPCPTMSVNRHFDLRCGLMYDQAGAVVEAEAMV; this is encoded by the coding sequence ATGTTCAAGGACATTATCGTGGGCGTCACGCCCACCGGCATTGATGCCTGTGCGGTCAAGGCGGCGGTCGAATTCGCCGTCAAGTTCGAGTCCAAGCTCTATCTGGCCCACGTGGCCGGGATGGCGCAGGGGTGGGGTTCCATCGAGCACCTGGCGCCTTCGGGCGAGACCGACCAGCTCGGCGGCAAGATTCGCGAAATGTACGATGAATACCTGGGAACCATTCCGAGCGCGCAGATCGTGGTCGTGCCCGGCATTCCGCACAATGAGCTGTTGCGCCTGGCGCGGCAGAAGAACACGGACCTCATCGTCATGGGGCCGCACACCAAGGAATACGAGGAGCGCCGCTCCAAGATGTGGGGTATGGCGGGCAGCACTCTTGAGCGCGTCAGCCAGCGCGCCCGGTGCCCGGTCATGATCGTGCACAAGGACGTGGAGTGCAAGGAGCCGCTGTTCGAGAACATCGTGGTGGCCACGGACTTCTCGGACCAGGCGGAGTGCGCCGTGTCCTACGGCGGGCAGATGGCCCGCCAGTACAAGGCCAATCTGGTGGTCATGCACGTCAGCGAGCCCGGCGGGCCGGGCAGGAGCGAATGCATGAACCGCCTGGAAAGCGAGTACGGCAAGCGGTTGGACGGCATCCCGAACTGCTCTTTCAACGCGGAGATGGGCGAGCCCGCCATGGAGATTCTGCGCACGGCTCGTCAGGGCGGCGCGGACCTGCTCATCATGGCCCACCATTCCAAGGAGCGCGACCCCGAGAAGGCCTTCCTGGGCTCCACCGTGACCCAGGTGGCCCTCAACGCGCCGTGTCCGACCATGAGCGTCAACCGCCACTTCGACCTGCGCTGTGGCCTTATGTACGACCAGGCGGGCGCGGTGGTCGAGGCCGAGGCCATGGTCTGA
- a CDS encoding DUF1573 domain-containing protein, with translation MVGYVEPIPMGVMEVNPRKVDLGTLAADRPNKVSLKVANAGDAPMKVTAVKSQKFAKTYWEGELTVPAGQSADIAVTLEGLKAGRFLDMVLVYSDARNDIGKGYKAVLIGNVE, from the coding sequence ATCGTGGGCTACGTGGAACCGATCCCCATGGGAGTCATGGAGGTCAACCCGCGCAAGGTCGATCTCGGGACCCTGGCCGCCGACCGGCCCAACAAGGTGTCCCTGAAGGTGGCCAACGCGGGCGACGCGCCCATGAAGGTCACGGCCGTCAAATCCCAGAAGTTCGCGAAGACCTACTGGGAGGGCGAGCTGACCGTGCCCGCCGGACAGTCGGCGGACATCGCCGTCACCCTGGAAGGGCTGAAGGCCGGGCGGTTCCTGGACATGGTCCTGGTTTACTCCGACGCCCGCAACGACATCGGCAAGGGATACAAGGCCGTCCTCATAGGCAACGTGGAATAA
- a CDS encoding ComEA family DNA-binding protein: MKKICIAFALLLALALSASTVFAADNDGKINLNVATVEQLEAVEGISHELAQEIVKAREENGEFVDMSELLDIEGVDNALLRKLDKFIYIEAASDCNC; encoded by the coding sequence ATGAAAAAGATCTGCATCGCTTTCGCACTGCTGCTGGCTCTGGCCCTGTCCGCTTCCACCGTCTTCGCCGCCGACAATGACGGCAAGATCAACCTCAACGTGGCGACCGTGGAGCAGCTCGAAGCCGTCGAAGGCATCAGCCATGAGCTGGCCCAGGAAATCGTCAAGGCCCGCGAGGAAAACGGCGAGTTCGTGGACATGTCCGAACTGCTCGACATCGAGGGCGTGGACAACGCCCTGCTTCGGAAGCTCGACAAGTTCATCTACATAGAGGCAGCTTCGGACTGCAACTGCTAG
- a CDS encoding sigma-54-dependent transcriptional regulator: MPEKILLVDDEQDLLSALKRSLGRQGYVVDTASCGPDAWKALSETAYDLVVSDLAMEPMNGLELLKQIRSIDHILPFIIMTGAGSIESAVEAIKLGAYHYITKPFKTQELALLACRAIEYGKLHRKLETFSQREQKADSESMVIGNTTLVQQMMSMIEKVSDSDVSILIQGETGTGKSLFAKRIHNSSSRSEKAFFTIDCGSLSENLLESELFGHVKGAFTGAIRAKRGLLEEAQGGTVFLDEIGELTPSTQVKLLRAIQEKEIKPVGGNMPIKVDVRFLSATSRNLEEAVESGEFRKDLYYRLAVIPLHLPPLRNRQEDMVLFVGHFVRKFNERYNKSVQSLTPGAMQTLRDAPWKGNIRELENVIERAVLLADGDVISVEDLCAHPMCFPDSGGGVEDGAVSLKQAVEKAEIKAIRQALASSDGNRSKAAKILGIGRRTLYDKIDAYKL, translated from the coding sequence ATGCCCGAAAAGATATTGTTGGTGGACGATGAGCAGGACCTGCTCAGCGCCCTGAAACGTTCCCTGGGACGCCAGGGATATGTGGTGGACACGGCCTCGTGCGGACCGGACGCCTGGAAGGCCCTGTCCGAAACGGCCTACGACCTTGTGGTCAGCGACCTGGCCATGGAGCCCATGAACGGCCTGGAGCTGCTTAAGCAGATCCGGTCCATCGACCACATCCTGCCGTTCATCATAATGACCGGGGCCGGAAGCATAGAGAGCGCGGTGGAGGCCATCAAGCTCGGCGCGTACCACTACATCACCAAGCCGTTCAAGACCCAGGAACTGGCGTTGCTGGCCTGCCGCGCCATCGAGTACGGAAAGCTGCACCGCAAACTGGAGACGTTCAGCCAGCGGGAGCAGAAGGCGGACTCCGAGTCCATGGTCATCGGCAACACCACGCTCGTGCAGCAGATGATGTCCATGATCGAGAAGGTCTCGGATTCGGACGTGTCCATCCTCATCCAGGGCGAGACCGGCACGGGCAAGTCCCTGTTTGCAAAGCGCATCCACAACTCCAGCTCCCGTTCCGAGAAGGCGTTTTTCACCATCGACTGCGGCTCGCTCTCCGAGAACCTGCTCGAAAGCGAGCTCTTCGGCCATGTGAAGGGCGCTTTCACCGGGGCCATCCGGGCCAAGCGCGGCCTGCTCGAAGAGGCCCAGGGCGGCACCGTGTTCCTGGACGAGATCGGCGAACTGACGCCGTCCACCCAGGTCAAGCTGCTGCGGGCCATCCAGGAGAAGGAGATCAAGCCTGTGGGCGGCAACATGCCCATCAAGGTGGACGTCCGTTTCCTGTCCGCCACGAGCCGCAACCTGGAGGAGGCCGTCGAATCCGGGGAGTTTCGCAAGGACCTCTATTACCGGCTGGCCGTCATACCCCTGCACCTGCCCCCCTTGCGCAACCGCCAGGAGGACATGGTCCTGTTCGTGGGGCATTTCGTGCGCAAGTTCAACGAACGCTACAACAAGTCGGTTCAGTCGCTGACGCCGGGAGCCATGCAGACCCTGCGCGACGCCCCGTGGAAGGGGAACATCCGGGAGTTGGAGAACGTCATCGAACGGGCCGTGCTCCTGGCCGATGGCGACGTCATCAGCGTGGAGGACCTGTGCGCCCACCCAATGTGTTTTCCGGATTCCGGGGGCGGGGTCGAGGACGGCGCCGTGTCGCTCAAGCAGGCGGTGGAAAAGGCCGAGATCAAGGCCATTCGGCAGGCGTTGGCCTCATCCGACGGCAACCGATCCAAGGCGGCCAAGATTTTGGGCATCGGACGCCGAACCTTGTACGACAAGATAGACGCTTACAAGCTTTAG
- a CDS encoding DUF1573 domain-containing protein produces MKHRIIALAFALVVCLAGAASAGQLRISDLKVEFGNMQEGPDAQKTVTLTNASSTEAVVANVSTSCACTSTKLDKTRLAPGETATMVITYHTLKYPGKFDKTVHVFSGGEGKTEDVIHILGHVDPIPMGVMEIDPRKVDLGTLAADRPNKVSLKVANAGDAPMKVTAVKSQKFGKTYWVGELTVPAGQSADIAVTLEGLKAGRFLDMVMVYSDARNDIGKGYKAVLIGAVK; encoded by the coding sequence ATGAAACATCGTATCATTGCGCTGGCTTTCGCCCTCGTCGTCTGCCTGGCCGGAGCCGCATCGGCGGGCCAGCTCAGGATAAGCGACCTCAAGGTCGAATTCGGCAACATGCAGGAAGGCCCGGACGCGCAAAAGACCGTCACCCTGACCAATGCGTCCTCGACCGAAGCCGTGGTGGCGAACGTTTCCACCAGCTGCGCCTGCACCTCCACGAAACTGGACAAGACCCGGCTGGCTCCGGGCGAGACGGCGACCATGGTCATCACGTACCATACGCTGAAATACCCCGGTAAATTCGACAAGACCGTCCATGTATTCAGCGGCGGCGAAGGAAAGACCGAGGACGTCATCCACATTTTGGGGCACGTCGATCCGATTCCCATGGGGGTCATGGAGATCGATCCGCGCAAGGTCGATCTCGGAACCCTGGCCGCCGACCGGCCCAACAAGGTGTCCTTGAAGGTGGCCAACGCGGGCGACGCGCCCATGAAGGTCACGGCCGTCAAATCCCAGAAGTTCGGGAAGACCTACTGGGTGGGCGAGCTGACCGTGCCCGCCGGGCAGTCCGCGGACATCGCCGTCACCCTGGAAGGATTGAAGGCCGGACGGTTCCTGGACATGGTCATGGTTTACTCCGATGCCCGCAACGACATCGGCAAGGGATACAAGGCGGTGCTCATCGGCGCCGTGAAATAA
- a CDS encoding ATP-binding protein — translation MRRAVTLFLFFLFLLPVIFQGQAFARPVYHVGTRAISPPFSFLAVKDGKQGVRGYSVDEMVMLGKLMGADMEFRAIHDLDKRRELFTKGTVDILAHDSEETARELDAVWIPVGISLRHHLYVNQNCRSVTCLRDLDNKKVVAITSAPYSQEIQLGDDVIWLSSPLEALTMVSQGVMDVFVAPSERVADDLIDRYQIPNILKKGVVLGESPLGILVSRKDPDLAPKIQAAFHRLQEVGLADQLQDKWFGKPTITDGIRHYAKYVAIVSAAAGIIFIAIVVWNVSLKRRVDRVTQDLRRTEQRYRDLIESSPDMIFLVNEEGHVLHANERARHSLRFPLPRDEVYLQQLTTREYSDEIGAFLKKVFNDGCDKHELEMIGATGQPMEVEVAGRIIQGPVRTQLLACLFARNVTERNRMEEELIQSERLGIIGKMAASLAHEINNPLGVIQANAEDLMFEEGLTPDVKDGLLAVQRNAIRAGEITKGLLEAATPKPMSMGVVEVGNLVRDSLTLLGSRRKRERVELELPEESLHIRGDERALQQVLMNLIFNSMAVTGEDELIRIRAVKAGEDGDETVRIVVSDNGTGIARPNLTQVFEPFFSSRKGGFGLGLFITRRMVERHDGLIFAESEPGKGTCMYLEFPSVHAKET, via the coding sequence ATGCGACGCGCCGTTACCCTCTTTTTGTTTTTCCTGTTCCTGCTCCCGGTTATTTTCCAGGGACAGGCCTTTGCCCGTCCGGTCTATCATGTCGGCACCCGGGCCATCTCTCCGCCTTTTTCCTTTCTTGCCGTCAAGGACGGCAAACAGGGAGTGCGGGGCTATTCCGTGGACGAAATGGTCATGCTCGGCAAGCTGATGGGCGCCGACATGGAGTTCCGGGCCATCCATGACCTGGACAAGCGGCGCGAGCTGTTCACGAAGGGCACGGTGGACATCCTGGCCCACGATTCGGAGGAGACCGCCCGGGAATTGGACGCCGTCTGGATTCCCGTGGGCATAAGTCTGCGCCACCATCTCTACGTCAACCAGAACTGCCGTTCCGTGACCTGCCTGCGGGACCTCGACAACAAAAAGGTCGTGGCCATCACCTCCGCTCCCTACAGCCAGGAGATCCAGCTGGGCGACGACGTGATCTGGCTGAGTTCTCCCCTGGAAGCCCTTACCATGGTCAGCCAGGGAGTCATGGACGTGTTCGTGGCCCCATCCGAGCGGGTGGCCGACGATCTCATCGACCGCTACCAGATTCCCAACATCCTCAAGAAGGGCGTGGTCCTCGGGGAAAGTCCCCTGGGCATCCTCGTGTCCCGGAAAGACCCCGATCTGGCCCCGAAAATCCAGGCAGCCTTCCACCGACTTCAAGAGGTTGGGCTGGCAGATCAGTTGCAGGACAAGTGGTTCGGCAAGCCGACCATCACCGACGGCATCCGGCATTACGCCAAATACGTGGCCATCGTGTCAGCTGCGGCCGGGATCATTTTCATCGCCATCGTGGTCTGGAACGTGTCCCTCAAGCGCCGGGTCGATCGGGTGACGCAGGACCTGCGCCGTACAGAACAGCGCTACAGGGACCTGATCGAGTCTTCGCCGGACATGATTTTCCTCGTCAACGAGGAGGGGCATGTGCTTCATGCCAACGAACGCGCCCGGCACTCCCTTCGTTTCCCTTTGCCGCGGGACGAGGTCTATCTGCAGCAACTGACGACCCGCGAGTACTCCGACGAGATAGGGGCCTTCCTGAAGAAGGTCTTCAACGACGGCTGCGACAAGCACGAATTGGAAATGATCGGCGCGACGGGCCAGCCCATGGAGGTTGAGGTGGCTGGCCGGATCATTCAGGGACCGGTCAGGACTCAATTGCTCGCCTGCCTGTTCGCGCGCAACGTGACCGAGCGCAACCGCATGGAGGAAGAGCTCATCCAGTCCGAGCGGCTGGGCATCATCGGCAAGATGGCGGCTTCCCTGGCTCATGAGATCAATAATCCGCTGGGGGTCATTCAGGCCAATGCCGAGGACCTCATGTTCGAGGAGGGACTGACCCCCGATGTTAAGGACGGGCTTTTGGCCGTGCAGCGCAACGCCATCCGCGCGGGCGAGATCACCAAGGGGCTGCTTGAAGCGGCCACGCCCAAGCCCATGAGCATGGGCGTGGTGGAGGTGGGCAACCTGGTCCGCGATTCCCTGACCTTGCTGGGCAGCCGCCGCAAGCGGGAGCGGGTGGAGCTGGAACTGCCCGAGGAGTCCCTGCATATCCGGGGCGACGAGCGCGCCCTGCAACAGGTGCTTATGAACCTGATATTCAACTCGATGGCCGTGACCGGGGAGGATGAGCTTATTCGAATCCGCGCGGTCAAGGCCGGAGAGGATGGGGACGAGACCGTGCGCATAGTTGTCAGCGACAACGGCACGGGCATCGCGCGGCCCAATCTGACCCAGGTATTCGAGCCGTTCTTTTCCTCGCGCAAGGGCGGCTTCGGTCTGGGACTGTTCATCACCCGTCGCATGGTGGAGCGGCATGACGGTCTGATTTTCGCTGAATCCGAGCCCGGGAAGGGGACCTGCATGTATCTGGAATTCCCCTCGGTCCACGCCAAGGAGACATAA
- a CDS encoding cytochrome c family protein: MNRLLLIIAVACFAVSLAAAAAQAELFGDFVGYTACGECHPKIVEGWKTTPHARAFEDLKHQGEEKQSVPGCVRCHVVAMDAEGGFIDMDLTPELKDVQCESCHGPGLAHSQSGDPADLKVHPDEALCRTCHTEGQDKNFDYKVKSRFVHGGE; encoded by the coding sequence ATGAACCGTCTGCTGCTCATCATCGCCGTCGCCTGCTTCGCAGTTTCCCTGGCCGCTGCCGCCGCCCAAGCCGAGCTGTTCGGCGATTTCGTGGGCTACACCGCCTGTGGCGAGTGTCACCCGAAGATCGTCGAGGGGTGGAAGACCACCCCCCATGCCCGGGCCTTCGAGGACCTCAAGCATCAGGGCGAGGAAAAGCAGTCCGTTCCGGGGTGCGTGCGCTGCCATGTGGTGGCCATGGACGCGGAGGGCGGTTTTATCGACATGGACCTTACCCCCGAGCTCAAGGACGTGCAGTGCGAGTCCTGCCACGGCCCCGGGCTGGCGCATTCGCAGTCCGGCGACCCGGCCGATCTCAAGGTGCATCCCGACGAGGCCCTGTGCCGGACCTGCCATACCGAGGGGCAGGACAAGAACTTCGACTACAAAGTAAAATCCCGTTTCGTTCACGGGGGAGAATAA